The DNA sequence CGACCGCATCCACATCTACGAGGGCGAGAAGAGCGGCAAGCTGGGCGAGACCCGCGTGATCCAGGGCCTCATGAGCGCCGAGGCCACCGAGCTCCTGGGCTACGACGCGGACAGCTACCGCGCCGAGGTGGAACTGGTGAAGGGCGCCTCCCACGCTTTCGACCTCGGGGAGTACCTGGCCGGAAGGCTCACGCCGGTGTTCTTCGGCTCCGCCATCAACAACTTCGGGGTGCGCGAGCTGCTGGATGGCTTCGTCGCCAGCGCGCCGGGCCCGCGCGCCCGCGCCACCCTGAGCCGCGAAGTCAGCCCGGTCGAGGAGAAGCTCACCGGCTTCGTGTTCAAGATCCAGGCCAACATGGACCCGCAGCACCACGACCGCATCGCCTTCGTGCGCCTGTGCTCGGGGCGCTACACGCCGGGGATGCGCGTCAGGCACGTGCGCATCGGCCGCGAGGTGAAGATCGCCGACGCCCTGACCTTCATGGCCGCCGAGCGCGAGCGGGTGGAGGCAGCCTATGCCGGCGACATCATCGGCATCCACAACCACGGCACCGTCGCCATCGGCGATACCTTCACCCAGGGCGAGGACCTGACCTTCACCGGCATCCCCAATTTCGCGCCGGAGATCTTCCGCCGCGTGGTGCTCAAGGACCCGCTCAAGTCCAAGGCCCTCAGCAAGGGCCTGGCGCAGCTCTGCGAAGAGGGCGCGACCCAGCTCTTCAAGCCCATGCGCAACAACGACCTTATCCTGGGCGCGGTGGGCCTCCTGCAGTTCGATGTCGTGGCCTTCCGGCTCAAGGAGGAGTACGGCGTTGAATGCGTGTTCGACTCCATACCGGTGGCCACCGCCCGCTGGGTCGAGGGCGACGATGCCAAGCGCCTGCAGGAGTTCCGTGACAAGGCCTTCGACAACCTGGCGCTGGACCACACCAACAGCCTGGTGTACGTGGCGCCGACCATGGTCAACCTGCAGCTCACCCAGGAACGCTGGCCCGAGCTTCGTTTCCGCAAGACCCGCGAGCACGGCACGGACACCGCCGCCGCCGCATAGTCATTCTGTCGCGAGGCCATGCTAGGCTAGCCGCTCACAACGGGGAGACGGCACCATGGCACTACTGACCCGCAAGGTGAAAGGCTGGGCGCTCTACTACTGGGGCAACCACGCCTTCACCACCGCAGTCGTCACGGTGTTCTTCCCGATCTTCTTCAAGGACTACTGGAACCACGGCGTCGATCCCAGCCTCAGCACCTTCCGCCTGGGCCTCGCGAACTCCCTCTCCAGCCTGATCGTGGCGTTCTCGGCGCCCATTCTCGGGGCCATCGCCGACAAGGGCGGCCACAAGAAGCGCTTCCTGCTGGCCTCCGCGGTCATCGGCGCCGTGCTGGTGTTCCTGCTGCACTTCGTAGGACTCGGCCAGTGGCAGCTCGCCATGGCCTTCTACATGGCGGCGAACGTCTGCTACTGGTGGGGCAACGTGTTCGGCGATTCCATGCTGGTGAGCGTGGCGGAGCCCGGCAAGTTCGACATGACCTCCGCGGTGGGCTACTTCGCCGGCTACCTGGGCGGCGGCCTGTTCCTCGTGGTGGGCGTGGCCATGAGCCTCAAGCCCGCGCTGTTCGGCCTGCCGGACGCGGCCGCGGCGGTGAAGCTCATCCTCATGCTGGTCTCGGTGTGGTGGCTGCTGTTCGCGCTGCCCATGTGGTTCTGGGTGCCGGAACCGGCCGCGGCCGCCTCGGGCGAGCCCTTCATGCTCTCGGTGCGCCGCGGCTTCGCGCAGCTGGGCGAGACCTTCCGCCATGTGCGCAGCTACAAGCCGGTGTTCATGTTCCTCGTGGCCTACTGGGTCTACATCGACGGGGTCAACACCATCATCCAGATGGCGGTGGACTACGGCAAAGCCATCGGCTTCAGCACCGCCGACCTCATCCTGGCGGTGCTGCTGGTGCAGTTCGTGGGTGTGCCGGCGGCGATGCTGTTCGGCCGTATCGGCGAGCGCATCGGCCCCAAGCGCGGCATCTTCATCGGCCTCGCGGTCTACGTGTTCGTCTCGGTGTTCGCCGCCTTCATGCACACCGCCTGGCAGTTCTACCTGCTGGCGGCCATGGTGGGGCTGGTGCAGGGCGGGGTGCAGCTCCTCAGCCGCTCTTACTACGCGCGGCTGGTGCCGCCGGAGCGGGCCGGGGAGTTCTTCGGCTTCTACAACATGCTGGGCGAGTTCGCCGCCATCATCGGGCCGGTGCTGATCGGCGTGGTGAGCGTCGCCACCCACAACCCGCGGGTCTCCATCCTGTCGGTGATCCTGCTGTTCGCCGTGGGCGCCGCGCTGCTGACCCTGGTGAAGCCTGCTAGCGGGAAGGCCGGCGTGGCGGCTTGAA is a window from the Gammaproteobacteria bacterium genome containing:
- a CDS encoding MFS transporter; this encodes MALLTRKVKGWALYYWGNHAFTTAVVTVFFPIFFKDYWNHGVDPSLSTFRLGLANSLSSLIVAFSAPILGAIADKGGHKKRFLLASAVIGAVLVFLLHFVGLGQWQLAMAFYMAANVCYWWGNVFGDSMLVSVAEPGKFDMTSAVGYFAGYLGGGLFLVVGVAMSLKPALFGLPDAAAAVKLILMLVSVWWLLFALPMWFWVPEPAAAASGEPFMLSVRRGFAQLGETFRHVRSYKPVFMFLVAYWVYIDGVNTIIQMAVDYGKAIGFSTADLILAVLLVQFVGVPAAMLFGRIGERIGPKRGIFIGLAVYVFVSVFAAFMHTAWQFYLLAAMVGLVQGGVQLLSRSYYARLVPPERAGEFFGFYNMLGEFAAIIGPVLIGVVSVATHNPRVSILSVILLFAVGAALLTLVKPASGKAGVAA
- a CDS encoding peptide chain release factor 3 translates to MFDQEIQRRRTFAIISHPDAGKTTLTEKLLLFGGAIQLAGAVKGRKASRHATSDWMKLEQQRGISVTSSVMQFPYGDCIVNLLDTPGHEDFSEDTYRTLTAVDSALMVIDCAKGVEERTIKLMEVCRLRDTPIMTFINKLDREARDPMSLLDEVEQVLKIRCAPITWPIGMGRALKGIYHFGTDRIHIYEGEKSGKLGETRVIQGLMSAEATELLGYDADSYRAEVELVKGASHAFDLGEYLAGRLTPVFFGSAINNFGVRELLDGFVASAPGPRARATLSREVSPVEEKLTGFVFKIQANMDPQHHDRIAFVRLCSGRYTPGMRVRHVRIGREVKIADALTFMAAERERVEAAYAGDIIGIHNHGTVAIGDTFTQGEDLTFTGIPNFAPEIFRRVVLKDPLKSKALSKGLAQLCEEGATQLFKPMRNNDLILGAVGLLQFDVVAFRLKEEYGVECVFDSIPVATARWVEGDDAKRLQEFRDKAFDNLALDHTNSLVYVAPTMVNLQLTQERWPELRFRKTREHGTDTAAAA